The Lasioglossum baleicum chromosome 12, iyLasBale1, whole genome shotgun sequence genome includes a region encoding these proteins:
- the LOC143214143 gene encoding uncharacterized protein LOC143214143: MSIIARLFDPLGLVSPVVVNAKILLQKVWLAKCGWDEPLPIDLQLEWENIMQRDSFPAEIDSLTKEHRVAKSSSIVSLNPFLDSEGVLRVGGRLGKSNLPEKTKHPVFLHSHPILTLIISHHHLRTLHGGSSLTLALLRDEYWILQARTTVRAVLHRCVARARENALVPTELMGELPVIRTTRTARAFVHTGVDYDGPILVRNPAGRGHQSHKAYIALLHA, translated from the coding sequence ATGTCCATAATCGCCCGACTATTCGATCCGTTGGGATTGGTCTCGCCAGTCGTAGTTAACGCGAAGATTCTCCTGCAAAAAGTGTGGCTGGCCAAATGCGGATGGGACGAACCCTTGCCTATCGACTTGCAGCTTGAGTGGGAAAATATTATGCAGCGCGATTCCTTCCCCGCGGAGATTGATTCGCTCACGAAAGAGCATCGCGTCGCGAAATCCAGTTCGATCGTGTCACTGAACCCCTTTCTCGATAGCGAGGGAGTGCTCCGCGTCGGTGGCCGCCTCGGCAAATCCAACCTACCGGAGAAAACCAAGCACCCGGTGTTCCTGCATTCGCACCCTATCCTGACGCTAATCATCTCACACCACCATTTGCGAACATTGCACGGTGGATCGTCCTTAACATTAGCATTGTTGCGAGACGAATATTGGATATTGCAGGCGCGAACAACAGTTCGTGCAGTATTGCACCGTTGCGTAGCGCGCGCACGCGAAAACGCGCTCGTGCCGACGGAGCTCATGGGAGAATTGCCGGTCATTCGCACCACCCGTACCGCCCGCGCCTTTGTACATACCGGAGTAGACTACGACGGGCCCATACTCGTGCGCAACCCAGCTGGCCGCGGTCATCAATCGCACAAGGCCTACATCGCGTTATTGCATGCATGA
- the LOC143214144 gene encoding uncharacterized protein LOC143214144, with protein MVDNYKKKGKAKFSLATARGRLEDLKDVWARCKALNAEVATTSEDDDRTEIDYFANKEFEKAEDDYFEACDFFREVMDNLSTTGASPAEEPQGTAKKGEKLPTVCVPSFNGDYSEWPSFRDMFRSIVAQRSDLSEVTKLHHLLGCVNGEALEAIRGIELTNRGYAIAWETLVDLYESERRQVTMLFQKILEMPYLTTAAGKPLRDIRALVRQTDGFLLSFVLEHLDPDTRCEWNDELGTSKEFPTYAKLDAFLEYQAITLEYNSAIAKRTTSDSAAKGANRACSSVTINSTVHAGPADATPRGQRVESACPLCLLGHPLRDCPKFVGRSVAQRRDIAVKSNVCFNCLGSNHSITECGSRYRCKKCRAQHHTLLHAEPAGGSRPTMHKSPSDQDAMQSNRATRNVSCSGAVLLKTAGIRVYGEDGRTATVRALIDEGSQVTLITEQLGNSELKQHAAIVSFAPEHAEQPKIVSRGYIVPKLVGLAKQRVENAALTQFKGLVLADSDPMSSRRIDVLIGADVCNCLFRRGVKFSQDRRLKAEKTIFGWVLSGAIGSRGDDGVTQRTVGCVTTIEATPKPQLDEDLRRFWEIEEIPSVPVLFPLEALCEDHFARTYSRTPEGRFVVHLPFKQDAIPDVGESRVIAANRFRSLAKKLLGNAEMSREYSTFMREYEELGHMRRALQIPPRTAPTYIPHHPVFRADSQTTRLRVVFDASCRTGNGRSLNECLLPEPKLQADLPTILLRWRQHRYRILWAPQSVGEPIEFQLLTVTYGMSCAPYLALRVLRELTDRDGAQFPLAAPVLRHKMYVDDVLFGEWAGNSPELFDDIEEEDHGLSCTRELAEDERVKILGIAWKPRGDSFDFHVTPPSAIPTTKRAILSDIARLYDPLGWVAPVIVAAKVLLQELWRANVGWDEELPAPLRERWLETYRGIANLREISLPRRTGVDSTARRVELHRFADASNHAYAAVTYPRVTHADGSSIVTLLAGKSRVAPLKPLTIPRLELCAAVLLARLIELIRNAIGSTVHATYCWTDSTVVLAWLRDHPSRWQTFVGNLAQEIRGRIPEAEWRHVPTADNPADCASRGLSGHQLLIFALWWNGPRWLTGSPDIWPQGTPPPPVDSPLEEKGRVTLATTRTQSWEFQSRFSSSRKLLRITAILLRFIRRCRRLPPITNVPGNALGADEVSLAREHWLRQVQADLFREEWSSLSRSEAVRASSSLSALNPFLGPDNIIRVGGGGGGRLENAVLPFSRRHPSALGDHPIVRLMVENAHQRTLHGGTQLTLCTLRREYWVLRARSLVRAMIHRCVRCVYERAEVPTQLMGQLPTPRSIKTFDHTGVDYAGPLSIRASAGRVIATRKAYIAVFVFLATRAIHLELVADLTTEAFFRAFARFVSRRGMPSTVYSDNGTTFVGADRELARSYRAAIRDPDARNSLAGDGVSWKFIPSNAPHFGGLWEAGVRSVKFHLRRVIGEHKLTFEEFATLLCRVKACLNLRPTSERSACPARPASTRCVPDATVMVLNVCRRGHSKKREPNLDHLMTNKKSSRCFPYRQRKSSWSKSKRAS; from the exons ATGGTcgataattacaaaaaaaaggGGAAAGCCAAGTTCTCCCTTGCAACAGCACGCGGCCGATTGGAGGACCTGAAGGACGTGTGGGCTCGCTGTAAAGCCCTGAACGCTGAAGTAGCAACGACCTCGGAGGATGATGACCGCACCGAGATCGACTACTTCGCGAATAAGGAGTTCGAAAAAGCGGAGGACGACTACTTCGAGGCCTGCGATTTCTTCCGGGAGGTCATGGACAACCTTTCAACCACGGGAGCCAGCCCAGCAGAGGAGCCACAAGGGACAGCCAAAAAAGGGGAGAAGCTTCCAACGGTGTGCGTCCCGTCATTCAACGGAGACTATAGCGAGTGGCCCAGCTTCCGAGACATGTTCCGGTCCATAGTGGCGCAACGCAGCGACCTGAGTGAGGTAACGAAACTGCATCACTTGCTCGGCTGCGTCAATGGTGAAGCCCTCGAGGCCATTCGCGGTATAGAGTTGACGAATAGGGGGTACGCGATCGCGTGGGAGACTTTAGTAGACCTCTACGAGAGCGAACGACGGCAGGTCACCATGCTCTTTCAAAAAATCTTAGAAATGCCGTACTTAACGACCGCCGCGGGGAAACCATTGCGTGATATTAGGGCATTGGTGCGACAGACC GACGGGTTTCTGCTGTCTTTCGTTCTTGAACATCTCGACCCTGACACCCGATGCGAGTGGAACGATGAGCTCGGAACGTCGAAAGAGTTCCCCACATACGCGAAACTCGACGCATTTCTCGAGTATCAAGCGATAACGCTCGAATACAATAGCGCGATCGCGAAAAGAACAACGAGCGATTCCGCTGCAAAAGGAGCCAATCGCGCCTGCTCCTCCGTCACGATCAATTCGACCGTGCACGCGGGACCAGCGGACGCGACTCCGAGAGGTCAAAGGGTCGAATCCGCGTGTCCACTCTGTCTACTGGGACATCCACTCCGAGATTGCCCGAAATTTGTAGGTCGGTCAGTAGCGCAACGTCGCGATATAGCCGTCAAATCAAACGTGTGTTTCAACTGTCTCGGATCAAATCATTCGATCACCGAGTGCGGGAGCCGCTACCGATGTAAAAAATGTCGCGCGCAGCACCACACGCTGCTACATGCTGAACCAGCGGGAGGTTCCAGGCCGACGATGCACAAGTCGCCTTCCGACCAAGATGCTATGCAAAGCAatcgcgcaacgcgcaacgttTCGTGTAGCGGTGCCGTATTGCTCAAAACAGCCGGGATTCGCGTTTACGGCGAAGATGGACGAACCGCGACAGTAAGGGCCCTCATAGACGAAGGTTCACAGGTGACGCTGATAACTGAACAGCTCGGGA ACTCGGAACTGAAACAGCACGCAGCGATTGTCTCATTCGCGCCCGAGCACGCCGAACAGCCGAAGATAGTCTCGCGCGGATACATCGTACCGAAATTAGTCGGACTGGCAAAACAACGGGTCGAGAACGCCGCGTTAACGCAATTTAAGGGACTTGTATTAGCGGACTCCGATCCGATGTCGTCACGCCGGATCGACGTTCTTATCGGCGCCGATGTCTGCAATTGTTTGTTCCGGAGAGGCGTCAAATTCAGCCAAGACCGAAGGCTAAAAGCGGAAAAAACAATCTTCGGATGGGTGCTCTCGGGGGCGATCGGGTCGCGAGGTGACGACGGGGTCACTCAAAGGACAGTAGGGTGCGTCACGACCATAGAGGCAACACCGAAGCCGCAGCTCGACGAGGACCTCCGGCGATTCTGGGAAATCGAGGAGATACCGTCGGTGCCCGTACTGTTTCCTCTGGAGGCCCTCTGCGAGGACCACTTCGCACGAACGTACTCGCGAACACCAGAGGGTCGCTTCGTCGTACACCTGCCATTTAAGCAGGATGCAATACCCGACGTCGGGGAGTCGCGAGTCATAGCCGCGAATCGATTCCGCTCGCTCGCGAAAAAGCTCCTCGGAAACGCCGAAATGAGTCGCGAATACTCCACCTTCATGCGGGAGTACGAAGAGCTGGGCCACATGCGCCGAGCACTGCAAATTCCACCGCGAACGGCACCGACGTACATTCCCCATCATCCGGTGTTTCGGGCTGACAGTCAGACGACACGCCTGCGCGTCGTTTTCGACGCGTCCTGCAGGACCGGTAATGGAAGATCGTTAAATGAATGCCTGCTGCCGGAACCGAAGCTGCAAGCGGACCTACCGACGATTCTGCTTCGGTGGCGGCAGCATCGCTAC CGGATTCTGTGGGCGCCTCAATCAGTCGGGGAGCCGATCGAATTCCAGTTGCTCACCGTCACCTACGGCATGAGTTGCGCGCCGTATCTCGCACTTCGTGTTCTGCGAGAATTAACAGATCGGGACGGAGCACAATTTCCGTTAGCCGCGCCGGTCCTTCGTCATAAAATGTATGTAGACGATGTACTTTTCGGCGAG TGGGCAGGTAACTCCCCCGAGCTCTTCGACGATATCGAAGAGGAAGATCACGGACTGTCGTGTACGCGGGAACTCGCGGAGGACGAGCGAGTAAAGATCTTGGGCATCGCGTGGAAGCCACGAGGCGACTCGTTCGATTTCCATGTCACGCCGCCCTCCGCGATTCCGACGACGAAACGCGCGATCCTGTCCGACATCGCGCGTCTCTACGATCCACTCGGGTGGGTCGCGCCGGTCATTGTTGCAGCAAAAGTCTTGCTGCAAGAGCTGTGGCGCGCCAATGTCGGCTGGGACGAAGAGCTCCCTGCACCGCTTCGCGAACGGTGGCTCGAAACGTATCGGGGCATTGCAAACCTTCGCGAAATCTCGCTGCCGCGGCGGACCGGCGTCGACTCGACAGCTCGCCGCGTGGAGTTGCACCGGTTCGCGGATGCATCAAATCACGCGTACGCCGCAGTAACGTACCCTCGCGTAACTCACGCCGACGGGAGTTCGATCGTCACGCTACTCGCCGGAAAATCACGGGTAGCGCCGTTAAAACCGCTCACCATTCCGCGACTCGAACTGTGCGCCGCAGTTCTACTCGCACGGTTAATCGAGCTGATTAGGAACGCGATCGGATCGACCGTGCATGCGACGTACTGTTGGACCGATTCCACCGTCGTGCTCGCATGGCTCCGCGACCATCCATCACGATGGCAGACGTTCGTGGGGAACCTGGCGCAAGAAATTCGCGGTCGGATTCCGGAGGCTGAGTGGCGGCACGTACCAACAGCGGACAATCCCGCGGATTGCGCATCGAGAGGCTTATCCGGGCATCAGCTGCTCATCTTCGCCCTGTGGTGGAACGGACCACGGTGGCTCACGGGGTCACCGGACATTTGGCCGCAGGGAACGCCACCCCCACCGGTCGATTCCCCTCTCGAAGAAAAGGGCCGCGTCACCCTAGCAACTACGCGAACACAATCTTGGGAGTTCCAATCGCGATTCTCGTCCTCGCGAAAACTCCTTCGGataactgcgatcctcctacgCTTCATCCGCCGTTGTCGCCGGCTCCCCCCAATTACCAACGTTCCTGGAAACGCGCTGGGAGCTGACGAGGTCTCGCTAGCTCGCGAGCATTGGCTCCGACAAGTACAGGCCGATCTATTCCGCGAAGAGTGGTCGTCCTTGTCGCGCAGCGAAGCAGTGCGAGCGTCGAGTTCGTTAAGCGCATTGAACCCATTTTTGGGGCCCGACAACATAATCcgcgttgggggggggggaggggggcgACTAGAAAACGCGGTGCTACCCTTCTCGCGCCGCCACCCGAGTGCGCTTGGCGATCATCCGATCGTCAGGTTAATGGTAGAAAATGCCCACCAGCGCACCTTACACGGTGGAACCCAGTTGACGCTATGCACGCTGCGTAGGGAATATTGGGTGTTACGAGCTAGAAGCCTCGTTCGCGCTATGATCCACCGGTGCGTGCGCTGCGTGTACGAGCGAGCGGAAGTACCGACGCAGCTCATGGGCCAGCTGCCCACCCCGCGGTCGATCAAGACGTTTGACCACACCGGAGTCGATTACGCGGGACCATTGAGCATCCGCGCCTCAGCCGGACGAGTTATTGCAACGCGAAAGGCATATATAGCCGTCTTCGTTTTCCTCGCGACACGAGCAATCCACCTCGAGCTTGTCGCGGACCTTACCACGGAGGCATTTTTTCGTGCTTTTGCGCGATTCGTATCCCGTCGCGGTATGCCGTCCACCGTGTATTCGGATAACGGCACGACATTCGTCGGTGCGGACAGGGAGCTCGCGCGCTCGTATCGCGCCGCGATTCGCGACCCCGACGCGAGAAACAGTTTAGCAGGTGACGGCGTCAGCTGGAAGTTCATTCCATCCAACGCTCCTCATTTCGGCGGACTCTGGGAAGCCGGAGTACGCTCCGTAAAATTTCATCTCCGCAGAGTAATTGGCGAGCACAAGCTCACGTTCGAGGAGTTCGCGACGCTTCTGTGTCGTGTCAAGGCGTGCCTCAATTTACGGCCGACAAGCGAGCGATCCGCTTGCCCCGCGCGTCCTGCGTCTACACGGTGCGTGCCCGATGCGACCGTTATGGTTTTAAATGTTTGTCGCCGAGGACACAGCAAGAAACGCGAACCAAATTTAGACCATTTGATGACAAACAAAAAATCCTCGCGTTGTTTTCCTTATCGCCAGCGCAAGTCGTCGTGGTCGAAAAGCAAACGAGCATCATAG